AGTACTATTCTTGCAAAGATTTTTATATATATACTCAAAATGAATAATCCATGAAAAAATTATTATTAATGATCCTTCCTGCGTTTATCTGTGCAGGAAGTTTGTTTGCCCAAACATCTACTGTCAGTGGCGTGTGGGAAAGGGGTAAAACAAAAGCAGTCAAAATGTTCAAGATTGTAGAAGGCGGTAACTTGTCGGAAGTGGCCACTTCTGCGTTAGGAGAAGACGGTAGTTTCCGGATGACGTTTACCCCGGAGAAGGAAGGTTATTTCGTGTTGGGTACTTCCTCTTCCGTTTTTCAGAATCGCTATATATTTTATATGAAGCCGGGCGACCCATTGAATGTGCGGATATTGCCCGAAAGTTATGAACTGATAGGAAAAGAGAATACGGCAGAGAACAAGGAAATGGTCCGCTGGCATGATTTTATTTTTCCTCTGGAAGATAAAGCTGTGTATTTTATGGGAAAACACAGTACGTATGTAGACTTCTTTCCGCTGTTGGAAGAGAAACTGGATAAATTGGGTTCTTATAAAGTGAAGAAAACAAAGAATAAGGTTTTCGACACTACGTTTGCTGATTTTCGTAAGTATGATTTGCTGTTCAATGCTGTACAGTTCATTTATACGGTAAGGACAGCACATCCGCAGAAGGAGGATTTTATTGATTATTACCGGCAGATAGATATTCCTGCTATCGCCCGTACTGCAGGCATTCTCAATTATCCCAACGGATTGCGTTTATTTGTCAATGCATATATGCTCAAGTCCATGGTATCTGATTCCTCATCAGCCGGAGAGAAACGAAAGAATCCCGTTTCGGCTATGTTGAAAGAAGACATTGGGATGATTAGTAATGATACTATTAAAGGAGAAATAGCGTTAATGTTCAGCGGAATGAGCAAGACACAGGTGGGATTGGAACAATATAAGAAAGAATATGGCAGTTTCCTCATCACCGACAGTCAGAAAGAGCGTTGGCAACGTATTGAAGATAACTTTAGAGAGAGTATGGAGAAGAAAGAAATCATTAATTTGACGTTCCCTAATGCGGAAGGAAATGATATTTCTCTTTCCGATTTTCGTGGCAAGGTTGTCTATATTGATATCTGGGCTACCTGGTGCGGTCCGTGTAAAAAGGAGATGCCGGCTATGAAAGCACTGGAAGCCGAATATAAAGACAATAAAGATATTGTATTTATGGGGATTAGTGTCGATGCGTCTAAAAATATCCAGAAATGGAAGGACTTCGTGATAAAAGAACAGCTTCCCGGTGTACAGCTTTTTGCCGGAGACATGGCAGGACCTGCATTGTCCAAACCTTATAAGATAACAGGTATTCCTCGTTTTATGCTGGTTGGCAAAGACGGCAGTCTGCTTTATATGGATGCTCCGCGTCCTTCTTCTTCCGAGATACGGGCAGTGTTGAACGACGCATTGAAAAAATAAACGATATTATCAATAGGCTGATATACAGGCACTTCAATGGGTATTGATAGCAGAGTTGTTGGGTATATATATCCTGTTTGTTGGCCATATATACCCAACATGTTGTATCTATATGTCCAGCGCGTTGTATCTATATGTCCAATACATAGCCTTCAGTACCCTTTTTTCAATGTAATAGACTATGAAATACTTGAAAATAATTATATGCTTTCTGTTCTTTCCGTTGACAGCAAACGGAAAAGCGGATCAAGACAGCATCCGTCTTGCTTTGAAACACATGGAAGACGGTTTGAAAACAAAAGAAATCGCTGTTGCACAAAAGAGTTTTGCTCCCGAATTTTCTATCAGCATTTATTCGTTGCCCTTTGCATCCGGTTTGTTGAAACAGATTATGGAAGGTATAACTTTCCAATCTATCCAACCCGACTGGAAGGGGATGAAAACAAAGGGAAACGTCACCAGTCTGGAGGTCCGTTTCACATTGGCCGGCGGACAGGAAGAGAAGAGCATGATAGCTTTCAATGAGTCCGGAAAAATCCTTTTTGTCGATTATTTCGACCGGCTGTTCGGTGATAGCCGTTACCGGAAATCATCGTTGGCAGCCGTTCTGCCTTTTCGGATAGAGGGTGGCTCTATCATTTTGTCTGCCCGCTTGAACGATAGCCCCTGGGTGATGTCATTCTTGCTTGATACGGGAGCTGACGGAATGGCTATCCGCCGTTCGTTGGCAGATAGCATAGGGCTGAAAGTCAGTCATTCGCAAGAAGCGAGTGTTGTAGGCGGACGGAAAACGGTGCAGATATCTGCCGATAATGTACTTCGTCTGTCGGACAGTTTATCATTGAAAAAGCAGAATATTGCAATTTTCGAGAGGGTGCGTAACGGTACGGATGGCATCATCGGGCTGAATCTGATAAGAAAATATATCACTGAAGTGAATTTTGATACGCAAACTATTTCGCTTTATACCTTCGGTGA
The nucleotide sequence above comes from Bacteroides caccae. Encoded proteins:
- a CDS encoding TlpA family protein disulfide reductase, with translation MKKLLLMILPAFICAGSLFAQTSTVSGVWERGKTKAVKMFKIVEGGNLSEVATSALGEDGSFRMTFTPEKEGYFVLGTSSSVFQNRYIFYMKPGDPLNVRILPESYELIGKENTAENKEMVRWHDFIFPLEDKAVYFMGKHSTYVDFFPLLEEKLDKLGSYKVKKTKNKVFDTTFADFRKYDLLFNAVQFIYTVRTAHPQKEDFIDYYRQIDIPAIARTAGILNYPNGLRLFVNAYMLKSMVSDSSSAGEKRKNPVSAMLKEDIGMISNDTIKGEIALMFSGMSKTQVGLEQYKKEYGSFLITDSQKERWQRIEDNFRESMEKKEIINLTFPNAEGNDISLSDFRGKVVYIDIWATWCGPCKKEMPAMKALEAEYKDNKDIVFMGISVDASKNIQKWKDFVIKEQLPGVQLFAGDMAGPALSKPYKITGIPRFMLVGKDGSLLYMDAPRPSSSEIRAVLNDALKK
- a CDS encoding retropepsin-like aspartic protease, giving the protein MKYLKIIICFLFFPLTANGKADQDSIRLALKHMEDGLKTKEIAVAQKSFAPEFSISIYSLPFASGLLKQIMEGITFQSIQPDWKGMKTKGNVTSLEVRFTLAGGQEEKSMIAFNESGKILFVDYFDRLFGDSRYRKSSLAAVLPFRIEGGSIILSARLNDSPWVMSFLLDTGADGMAIRRSLADSIGLKVSHSQEASVVGGRKTVQISADNVLRLSDSLSLKKQNIAIFERVRNGTDGIIGLNLIRKYITEVNFDTQTISLYTFGDYIFQRKGRMIPLRVPSLIMLPSALNLTGDKSISGNFIMDTGANYYLIAFSRFVRQNRLLLSGFKPEGSGATVSLGHSTPVFYGHARSLKVGSVVSKNVPVTLQASTGGDSSNHTDVDGSIGIQFFSDFNFTIDLLRKVVHLSPRKKLK